From one Lycium barbarum isolate Lr01 chromosome 6, ASM1917538v2, whole genome shotgun sequence genomic stretch:
- the LOC132600364 gene encoding putative disease resistance RPP13-like protein 1: MAGLDIGLAVGGAFLSSALNVLFDRLAPQGELFKMFQKHKDEDGVQLLEKLEDILVGLQSVLSDAENKQASNRSVSRWFNKLQYAVDGAENLIEEVNYEALRLKVESQHQNIAEGISNLQVSDLHLGLSDEFFRNIRRKLEYTYGKLKVLQEQIGDLHLTKNLDSGNQGKRESSTSLVDESDIFGRQSEIKELVDHLLSEDANGKNLTVVPIVGMGGVGKTTLAQAVYNDKKVEKHFDLKAWVCVSESYDASRITKELLQEIESFDLKDDNNLDKLKVKLKEKLTGKRFLVVLDDVWNDNYNEWDELRKIFVQGKIGSKIIVTTRKGGVALMMGRGEINVGTLSSEVSWSLFKRHAFQNIDPKEHPQLEEVGKKIAAKCNGLPLALKTLAGMLRSKSEVKEWEYILRSEIWELQSRSNGILPALWLSYNDLPAHLKQCFAYCAIYPKGYQFSKDQVIHLWIANRLVQHLDSGEKDFLDLRSRSLFERVLVSSKWNLERFLMHDLVNDVAQIASSKGCIRLEDNEGSHVLGKSRHLSYSMGFDGEFEKLKPLCNLEQLRTLLPINIHPSNPFFNLMGPHSSMSKRVLHNILPTLRSLRALSLSRYNNRELPNVLFIKLKLLRYLDLSWTVIRKLPDSICALYNLETLLLSHCSCLKELPPQMERLINLRHLDISCTSRLKMPLHLSKLKSLHMLVGAKCCIGGSSGSKIENLGTLHNLYGSLSILELENVVDRTEALKAKMREKEHVDMLSLEWSEINAADSQIEKAILEKLHPHTNIKKLQIAGYRGTNFPYWLADHSFLKLVEFSLSNCKDCYSLPPLGQLPSLKFLAIREMHQITDVTEEFYGSSSSKKPFNSLEKLEFAKMWNWKQWHVLGKGEFPLLRELSIDYCPMLIGKLPDNLCSLTTLRISKCPELNLETPIQLSSQLLGMKQIVHLNIEDCQSLTSLPISILSNTLKTIGIYNCGKLKLEASVGEMISIGNCNMFLERLSLCGCDSIDDISHEWVPRARHLWVTNFHSLKRLLIPTGTETLNIGKCENFKRLTVACETQMTSLYIYECEKVKWLPERMQELLPSLKRLNLHDCPEIESFPEGGLPFNLEVLVIYHCKKLVNGRKEWRLQRLPCLRELQIFHDGSDEEILVGENWELPCSIRRLIISNLKTLSSQVLKSLTSLEFLDTSNLPQIQSLLEEGLPSSLSELILHKHDELHSLPMEGLLRLTSLQCLQIWYCPNLQSIPKSALPSSLFELTIWDCPNLQSIPESALPSSLSMLTITNCPNLQSIPESTLPSSLSELDIYNCPNLQSLPVKGMPSSLSKLSISRCPLLKPLLEFDKGEYWPNIAHIPTICNEEYL; this comes from the coding sequence ATGGCTGGCTTAGACATTGGCTTAGCAGTTGGTGGTGCATTTCTCTCTTCAGCTTTGAATGTTCTCTTTGATAGGCTTGCTCCTCAGGGTGAGCTGTTCAAGATGTTTCAGAAGCATAAGGATGAGGATGGTGTTCAGCTCTTAGAGAAGCTGGAGGACATTTTGGTTGGACTTCAGAGTGTGCTAAGTGATGCAGAGAATAAGCAAGCATCAAATCGATCCGTGAGCCGGTGGTTTAATAAGCTTCAGTATGCTGTGGACGGTGCTGAAAACTTAATAGAAGAAGTCAATTATGAAGCTTTGAGGCTGAAGGTGGAAAGTCAGCATCAAAACATTGCTGAAGGAATAAGCAACTTGCAGGTAAGTGACCTTCATTTGGGCCTAAGTGATGAATTTTTTCGTAACATAAGGAGGAAGTTGGAATACACCTATGGAAAGTTGAAGGTGTTGCAAGAGCAAATAGGTGACCTTCATCTGACAAAGAATCTTGATTCGGGTAATCAAGGAAAAAGGGAATCTTCAACTTCTTTGGTTGATGAATCTGATATCTTTGGAAGGCAGAGTGAAATAAAGGAATTGGTTGACCATTTATTGTCTGAAGATGCAAATGGAAAAAATCTGACTGTAGTCCCTATTGTTGGCATGGGGGGCGTGGGCAAGACAACACTTGCTCAAGCAGTTTACAATGATAAGAAGGTGGAAAAACATTTTGATCTGAAAGCTTGGGTTTGCGTGTCTGAGTCGTATGATGCTTCAAGAATAACAAAAGAGTTACTTCAGGAGATTGAATCATTTGACTTAAAGGATGATAACAATCTTGATAAGCTGAAGGTCAAATTGAAGGAAAAGCTAACGGGAAAAAGATTTCTAGTTGTCCTTGATGATGTGTGGAATGATAACTATAATGAGTGGGATGAGTTGAGAAAGATTTTTGTACAAGGAAAAATAGGAAGTAAGATAATTGTAACGACACGTAAGGGAGGTGTTGCCTTGATGATGGGTCGTGGGGAAATCAACGTGGGCACTCTGTCTAGTGAAGTCTCTTGGTCTTTATTCAAAAGACATGCATTTCAAAACATAGATCCTAAGGAGCATCCACAACTTGAAGAGGTAGGGAAAAAAATTGCAGCTAAGTGCAATGGATTGCCCTTAGCTCTAAAGACACTCGCTGGCATGTTACGCTCCAAATCAGAGGTTAAAGAGTGGGAATATATTTTGAGAAGTGAAATATGGGAGTTGCAAAGTCGTTCGAATGGTATATTACCAGCGTTATGGTTGAGCTACAATGATCTTCCTGCACATTTAAAGCAATGTTTTGCTTATTGTGCAATATATCCCAAAGGTTATCAATTTAGCAAAGACCAAGTTATTCACTTGTGGATTGCAAATCGTCTTGTACAGCATTTGGATTCAGGTGAGAAAGATTTTCTCGATTTGAGATCCAGATCATTGTTCGAAAGGGTCCTAGTGTCTTCTAAATGGAATCTGGAGAGATTCTTAATGCATGACCTTGTCAATGATGTGGCCCAAATTGCATCTTCAAAAGGTTGTATCAGGTTGGAAGATAACGAAGGATCTCATGTTTTGGGAAAGAGTCGACACCTGTCATATTCAATGGGATTTGATGGTgaatttgaaaagttgaaaccCCTCTGCAATTTGGAGCAGCTGAGGACATTGCTTCCAATCAATATCCACCCCAGTAACCCTTTCTTTAATCTTATGGGCCCCCATAGCTCTATGAGCAAGAGGGTGCTGCATAACATATTGCCAACACTAAGATCCTTAAGGGCACTATCACTGTCTCGTTATAACAATAGGGAGTTGCCGAATGTCTTGTTTATCAAATTAAAACTCCTAAGATATTTGGACCTTTCTTGGACAGTGATAAGAAAATTACCAGATTCCATTTGTGCACTGTATAACTTAGAGACACTTCTCCTGTCACATTGTAGTTGTCTTAAGGAGTTACCACCGCAGATGGAAAGGTTGATCAACTTGCGTCACCTTGACATTAGCTGCACTTCTCGCTTGAAGATGCCGCTACATCTGAGCAAGTTGAAAAGCCTTCATATGCTAGTGGGAGCTAAATGTTGTATAGGTGGTAGCAGTGGTTCGAAAATTGAAAATTTGGGTACACTACATAACTTGTATGGATCTCTATCAATTCTAGAGTTGGAAAATGTGGTTGATAGAACGGAAGCTCTGAAGGCAAAGATGAGGGAAAAGGAACATGTTGATATGTTATCATTGGAGTGGAGTGAAATTAATGCTGCAGATTCACAAATTGAAAAAGCCATACTTGAAAAGCTACACCCACACACAAACATAAAAAAACTCCAAATCGCTGGATATAGAGGGACAAATTTTCCATATTGGTTAGCTGATCATTCGTTTCTTAAGCTGGTGGAATTCTCTCTTAGCAACTGCAAGGACTGTTATTCCTTGCCACCACTAGGACAGCTTCCTTCATTGAAATTCCTCGCCATTAGAGAGATGCATCAAATAACAGATGTGACCGAAGAATTCTATGGCAGTTCGTCATCCAAAAAGCCTTTTAACTCTCTTGAGAAGCTTGAATTTGCAAAGATGTGGAACTGGAAGCAGTGGCATGTACTGGGGAAGGGAGAGTTCCCTTTACTTCGGGAGCTTTCAATTGATTATTGCCCCATGTTGATTGGGAAGTTGCCTGACAATCTCTGTTCTCTAACAACATTGAGAATTTCAAAATGTCCTGAACTCAATTTGGAGACACCTATCCAACTTTCATCCCAACTTCTGGGAATGAAGCAGATTGTTCACTTAAATATTGAAGATTGTCAGTCTCTTACCTCCTTACCTATTAGCATTCTGTCGAATACCTTGAAGACAATAGGGATATATAATTGTGGGAAATTGAAATTGGAGGCGTCAGTTGGTGAGATGATTTCTATAGGAAATTGTAACATGTTTCTCGAGAGATTGAGTCTATGTGGATGTGATTCTATAGATGATATATCGCATGAGTGGGTCCCAAGAGCACGTCATTTGTGGGTAACGAATTTCCACAGCCTTAAAAGGCTTTTGATTCCTACTGGGACTGAAACTCTCAATATTGGGAAATGTGAGAATTTTAAAAGACTTACGGTGGCATGTGAGACCCAGATGACGTCATTGTATATTTACGAATGCGAGAAGGTGAAGTGGCTGCCAGAACGTATGCAGGAACTCCTTCCATCTCTTAAGAGACTAAATCTGCATGATTGTCCAGAAATAGAGTCCTTTCCTGAAGGAGGATTGCCCTTCAATTTAGAAGTCCTTGTGATCTACCATTGCAAGAAACTGGTGAATGGCCGAAAGGAGTGGCGTTTACAGAGACTCCCCTGTCTCAGAGAGTTACAGATCTTCCATGATGGCAGCGATGAAGAGATTCTTGTTGGTGAGAATTGGGAGTTGCCTTGCTCTATTCGAAGACTTATAATATCCAATCTGAAAACATTAAGTAGCCAAGTTCTCAAAAGCCTCACCTCTCTTGAATTTCTAGATACTAGTAATTTACCTCAAATTCAGTCACTGCTGGAAGAAGGGCTTCCCTCATCTCTTTCTGAGCTAATATTACATAAACATGATGAGCTCCATTCACTACCGATGGAAGGTCTTCTGCGCCTCACTTCTCTTCAATGTCTACAGATCTGGTATTGCCCTAATCTCCAATCTATTCCAAAATCAGCGCTGCCCTCTTCCCTCTTTGAGCTGACCATCTGGGATTGCCCTAATCTCCAATCTATTCCAGAATCAGCGCTGCCCTCCTCCCTCTCTATGTTGACCATCACTAATTGCCCTAATCTCCAATCTATTCCAGAATCAACGCTGCCCTCTTCCCTCTCTGAGCTGGATATCTATAATTGCCCTAATCTCCAATCCCTTCCAGTAAAAGGGATGCCCTCCTCCCTCTCTAAACTATCTATTTCCAGGTGCCCATTGCTCAAACCACTCCTAGAATTTGACAAGGGAGAATACTGGCCAAATATTGCTCATATTCCCACCATTTGCAACGAGGAATACCTGTGA